A single region of the Coleofasciculus sp. FACHB-T130 genome encodes:
- a CDS encoding NAD(P)H-quinone oxidoreductase subunit M: MLLKCTTRHIRIYTAEVKNNELVESDNVLTLDVDPDNEFNWNEDALQQVYGKFDEMVEAYNGADLTEYNLRRIGSDLEHFLRSLLQQGQISYNLSSRVLNYSMGLPQVSTQSAE, translated from the coding sequence ATGCTGCTAAAGTGTACAACCCGCCACATCCGCATCTATACCGCTGAGGTGAAGAACAACGAACTCGTCGAGAGTGACAATGTATTAACCCTGGATGTCGATCCAGATAATGAATTTAATTGGAACGAAGACGCTCTGCAACAGGTTTATGGCAAATTCGATGAGATGGTTGAAGCTTACAACGGTGCAGATTTAACCGAATATAATCTGCGTCGTATCGGTTCCGACTTGGAACATTTCCTGAGAAGCCTGCTACAGCAGGGGCAAATTAGTTACAACCTGAGTAGCCGCGTTCTCAATTACAGCATGGGACTGCCTCAGGTTAGCACTCAATCGGCTGAGTAA
- a CDS encoding 3-isopropylmalate dehydratase codes for MGALIRGAIFVLDDNIDTDQIIPAEYLTLVPSKPDEYEKLGSYALIGLPDRYGKFVASGEIKTQYPIIIAGENFGCGSSREHAPIALGASGVKAVVAQSYARIFFRNCAATGELYPWESSERLCDEFETGQDVSIDFEQNQLINHTLGKTYSLQPLGDVGPVIDAGGIFAYARQTGMIPTR; via the coding sequence ATGGGCGCATTGATTCGCGGCGCAATTTTTGTTTTGGATGACAACATTGATACCGATCAAATTATCCCAGCTGAATACCTGACTCTGGTTCCTTCCAAGCCTGACGAGTACGAAAAATTGGGCAGTTATGCCTTGATTGGATTGCCGGATCGTTATGGAAAGTTTGTGGCTTCTGGAGAAATCAAGACCCAGTATCCCATCATTATTGCTGGGGAAAACTTTGGTTGCGGTTCTTCACGGGAACATGCACCGATTGCTTTGGGTGCTAGCGGCGTTAAAGCGGTGGTGGCTCAGTCTTATGCTCGGATCTTTTTCCGCAATTGTGCGGCTACTGGGGAACTTTACCCTTGGGAATCCTCTGAGCGGTTGTGCGATGAATTTGAAACGGGACAGGACGTTTCAATTGATTTTGAACAAAATCAGCTGATTAACCATACTTTGGGTAAAACTTATTCTCTCCAGCCATTGGGCGATGTAGGCCCAGTGATTGATGCAGGGGGAATTTTCGCTTATGCTCGGCAAACGGGGATGATTCCTACCCGGTAG